AGTGGATCCCTAACGCCCCAGCACCTCTGAAACCGCTCTCAACAGGCACTCATTCTCTGCCCTCGTGCGAACGGCAATACGCATGTGGTATTCGTTCAGAAACGGAAAATCGCTGCAATCGCGCACCAGAATGCCCCGGGCCGCCAGGGCTTCTCCTGCCTTCCGCGCCGTCATCCCGCTGATCTCGAGGTCAAGCAGTATGAAATTGGCAGCAGACGGGAATGCTCTGATGCCGAATCTCTTGCCCAGATCGTGCAGGCCATCCATGAAGAATGCCCGCTCCACCTCAACATATGCTCTGGTAAAATCGATGTATTCCTGGTCTCGCAACGAGGCTACAGCTGCAATCTGGGCTAAGCAGTTTACGCTCCACATCTGCTGCCTTAGTCGCAGTTCGCGAGCGACGCCTGGCTGGGTAATGGAGTATCCAACCCGAAGGCCTGGAAGGGCGAAGAACTTCGTGAGAGAGCCGATGATGGCTAACTTGCGTCTGGTAGAAACCTCTTGGCGCACCGAGTACATCTCGGGATTGTCGACAAAGTCCATGAAAGACTCATCCACTACAACGGTGACGTCGCGCTCGTCTGAAATATCCAGTAGTTGCTCAACGGCATCTCGTCTCACTATGTTTCCTGTAGGGTTGTTGGGGTTGCATAGAAAAATCATATCTATTGCTTTGCAGTCCAGGTGCGCCTCAATGTCCGACAGGCCCAGCGTGAACCCGCCGCCGTCTTGCTTCTTGCTGAGCGGAATTCTGGCCACAGATCCTCCAACTTCCTTGACGGCGACCTCATACTCTGAGAAAGTGGGCGCCAAGACTAGAGCTGTGCGTGGCTTCGCAATGTTGGTCAGGAGATGGATTATCTCAACCGCGCCGTTCCCCACAACCAGGCAATCCGGATCCACTTGGAGATGCCGCGAAAGCTCCTCCCTCAGCTCAACACAGTCGGGGTCAGGGTAATGGACTATGTTCTCAAGGCTGGCTCCTATGGCCTGCAACGCCTTTGGAGACGGGCCCAGGGGGTTGATGTTTGCACTGAAATCCATCAGTTCTCCAATAGAAACTCCCAAGCCTCGAGACTGCTTGTAGACGTTTCCTCCATGCACACTTGGGCCATCATTGCCCGTCGCGCCGCGAGTCTGACCCCACGTTTGACCCATTCTCAGCTCACCCCTCTCCGGTCCGAACACTAGCACTTCGTCACGCTAAAGCCGAAAGCCGCAATGCGGATGGCCACTCCCGTCAACATCGTCATGGCAGACGCGATATACATGAGCTTCACCGATTCCACGATGTGCTCGGGCTGCAGAGGTTCAGCTTCGTCTCCCATATATGAACGAAATGAGACTACACCCCTGTAGCTGTTGAACCCTCCCAAACGCACACCTAGGGCGCCTGCAACCGCTGCCTCTCCAATACCCGAGTTGGGGCTGGGGTGCTTTCTTCCGTCTCGGCGCATGACCCGCCATGCGCGTCGCCAGTCCTTCCCAGCAATCAAAGCTGCAGCAACCAGGAAAAGCCCTGTGATTCGGGCTGGAATGCAGTTCGCCACGTCGTCTAGCTTGGCTGACGCCCAGCCGAAGTCGATATAGCGTTCATCCTTGTATCCAACCATGGAATCCAAGGTGTTTACTGCCTTGTATGCCAAAGCCAGAGGCGCGCCGCCTATCAGGCCGAACACAAGGGGGGCGGCCACCCCGTCCGACGTGTTTTCCGCCACGGTCTCAACCGCTGCCCGGACAATCTCCGTGGTAGATAAGTCACAGGTGTCGCGTCCCACTATCATGCTCAGTGCTTTCCTAGCCTGAGGAATATCTCCGTCGGCCAATGGCGCATGCACCGCGCCTGCGGCGTCTGCCAGGCCCCGAGCCGCCAGGGTGGTGGAAAGCAGCCAAATGTGCAGAGCGCCGCCGGCGATGGGAGAGAGTGAATAGACTGCATCCAGCAGAGCTTTAGAGATGACATAGACCGCGGCGACGACGACAAATGCGAGCAGGGCCCCCATCAGCTTCTCCCTTCGGGGATTTACGGCATCATCGCGGCCATGACGCGGAGAAGAAGGCCGAAGGATCAGTTCAAGCTCGTGAATCGCCTGTCCCATCAGCACGACTGGATGTGTAGGCCTGCGCGGGTCTCCGATTAGCAGGTCTATCATGAACGCCACGACAACACGAGCGCCCAGGTTCATACGCGACCCTTCACATCCCCATTATTCGCATGAGCTCCGCCACATCAACACTCTCACTCACAACATCAGCCAGCCTATCACACGTTTTATCCAGCCCCGAAACATCACTGAAGGATCCTCCGCCATTGCCGCCCAGCGAATCCTCTTCTATCATTTTGAGATCGTGAACATATGGCAGCACTCCAAGGATCGGCTTGCCGGTCCGTTCCTCCAGAAACTCCAGTCCAGGCTGAAGCAGTGAGAAATCGCCTCTGAACTTGTTGATCACTAGCCCTCTGACCCGGTCCCTCTCATCGGGCTCTAGTAGATCAAGGGTGCCAACTATGGCAGCCAACACTCCTCCGGGGTCGATGTTTCCAACGAGTATCACTGGCGCGTTTGCCATCTTCGCAATTCTCATGTTGCAGATGTCCCTGTCTTTCAGGTTCACTTCGGCAGGGCTTCCGGCGCCCTCTATCACAACAATGTCATAAGCATCAACAAGCCGCCCAAGGGATTTCTGAATCTGCTCCAGAGCTGTCTTCACATATTTGTCCCTGTATTCCCTGGCTCCGGTTACTCCCACACTCCGACCTGCCAGTATTACCTCGCTGGTCATATCTCCCAGTGGTTTCAGCAACACAGGATTCATATCCACCGATGGCCGCACTCCTGCAGCAAGCGCCTGAAAAGCCTGAGCTGCGCTTATCTCACCGCCCCTGCCCTCCTCCTCAATCTCAATCACAACTGCACGTGTGGACATATTCTGGGATTTGAAAGGCGCCACGTTAAATCCTTCCCGGCGGAACACACGGCAGAGACCAGCGCACAGCGTGCTTTTCCCCGCCGATGACGTGGCGCCTTGAACCATAATGGTCACTGCAGGCAACGCTATCACCACTCTTTGATCTTATACTTACGAAGCAGATATATGAAAAACGGCCCACCAGCAAGTGATGTGATAATGCCCACTGGCAACTCCATCGGGGGAATGATGGATCTAGCCACAGTATCAGCTGACAGCATAAACACCGCACCCAGCAGGCAAGTGCTTGGGATGAGACGCCTATGGTCAGGTCCCACCAGCATCCTCATAAGGTGCGGAACTACCAGACCAACAAAGCCTATAATCCCGCCAGCCGCCACCGAAGAAGCTGTGAGGAGCGAGGCGGCCGCTACAAGCCATCTTGTGACTCTTGGCACATCAACCCCCAGGCCAAGCGCCTCTTCTTCTCCCAAAAGGATGGCATTGAGCTCCCGGGAGTAGAATAGGATAATCGCAAGCCCCACCACAAACCCTGGAAGCATCGAAAGAGTATGATCCCAATTTCTCCCTGAAAACCCGCCCATGAGCCAGAACACCAGCCCGTGGACTCCCTGCTGAGGCATGAGGAACATGAACAACGAAACCAGAGACGACAGAATCGAGCTGACCGCCACCCCGGCCAGGATCAGGTTCACCATCGAAGTCCTCTGGCTATTCCCTACCCTGGCCAGGTTTAACACCAGCGCCACAGCGGCTATAGAGCCGATGAAGGCAAAGAGCGGGATAGTCCCGGCTTTCAGAACATGGAAGGTCAGCGGCATCACCATGGCCACAGTCGCCCCGAAAGACGCGCCTGCCGAGGCCCCGATAACGTACGGATCTGCCATGGGGTTCCGGAAAAGCGCCTGATAGACGGTGCCTGATAGCGCCAGCGACGCGCCCACTAGGCCCGCCAGCACTATGCGGGGCATGCGGATCCTCAGTATGATCTCTTCTAAAGGGGTAGGATCGCCCCCAGACGCTCCACCGGTCATACCGGCACTGCCGATAGACGAGGTCAACCAACCCCATATCACATTGACAATCTCCCGTCCCGATATCTCCACCACTCCTATCCGCAAGGATAGCACGGAGACAAGGATCAAGGAGACTATCAACCCTGGCAGAAGCCATTTCCCCACATTCCTGCTGAGCCCGTCCCGCACTCGCCATCACCTCGCCATCACCGCGCGCTCGCCAAAGTCCCAGCCCAGTCTACCTAAAGAGATCAGGGTAAAGGGCCCTGGCAATCTCCAGAACGCCTTCGCCAACTCGCGGACCAGGCCTGGACACCAAGTTGTCGTCTACCAGGACAACATTCCCCTTCTTCACTGCGCTGATCGCCTGCCATCCCGGCTTGGCCTTGATTGTAACTGGATCTAACCCGCCTCCGCCATGCACCCGCGGCGCCATTATCACGTCGGGGTTCTTGGCAACTATGGCCTCAAGGCTGTAGGACGGATAATCCGAACTGGCGTCTTGGGTAATGCTGACTCCCCCAGCGCGGGAGATCATGTCGTTAAGCAGGGTTTTAGGGCCAATGCTCATGATTGGCTCATCCCAAACAAGGTAGAGAACCTTAAGCCGCTTGCCTTCAGGCAGCTTTGCAACGGCTTTCGTCACCTGGTCCATGGTCTTCTGAATCTGAGCAATCACCTTGTCAGCCTCGCCTTGAACTCCGGCGACTCTCGCAGCCATCCTGATGTCCTCCATCACGCCTTCCACAGACGACGCATTCTGGCACACGAACCTGATTCCGCGCTTCTCGAACTCCTGGGCAACCTTCATGTGCATCGTTGTGCCGAACACCACATCAGGAGCGAGCGACACGATCAGCT
This sequence is a window from Clostridia bacterium. Protein-coding genes within it:
- a CDS encoding iron ABC transporter permease; its protein translation is MRDGLSRNVGKWLLPGLIVSLILVSVLSLRIGVVEISGREIVNVIWGWLTSSIGSAGMTGGASGGDPTPLEEIILRIRMPRIVLAGLVGASLALSGTVYQALFRNPMADPYVIGASAGASFGATVAMVMPLTFHVLKAGTIPLFAFIGSIAAVALVLNLARVGNSQRTSMVNLILAGVAVSSILSSLVSLFMFLMPQQGVHGLVFWLMGGFSGRNWDHTLSMLPGFVVGLAIILFYSRELNAILLGEEEALGLGVDVPRVTRWLVAAASLLTASSVAAGGIIGFVGLVVPHLMRMLVGPDHRRLIPSTCLLGAVFMLSADTVARSIIPPMELPVGIITSLAGGPFFIYLLRKYKIKEW
- the cobD gene encoding threonine-phosphate decarboxylase CobD, with translation MGQTWGQTRGATGNDGPSVHGGNVYKQSRGLGVSIGELMDFSANINPLGPSPKALQAIGASLENIVHYPDPDCVELREELSRHLQVDPDCLVVGNGAVEIIHLLTNIAKPRTALVLAPTFSEYEVAVKEVGGSVARIPLSKKQDGGGFTLGLSDIEAHLDCKAIDMIFLCNPNNPTGNIVRRDAVEQLLDISDERDVTVVVDESFMDFVDNPEMYSVRQEVSTRRKLAIIGSLTKFFALPGLRVGYSITQPGVARELRLRQQMWSVNCLAQIAAVASLRDQEYIDFTRAYVEVERAFFMDGLHDLGKRFGIRAFPSAANFILLDLEISGMTARKAGEALAARGILVRDCSDFPFLNEYHMRIAVRTRAENECLLRAVSEVLGR
- a CDS encoding cobyric acid synthase, with product MVQGATSSAGKSTLCAGLCRVFRREGFNVAPFKSQNMSTRAVVIEIEEEGRGGEISAAQAFQALAAGVRPSVDMNPVLLKPLGDMTSEVILAGRSVGVTGAREYRDKYVKTALEQIQKSLGRLVDAYDIVVIEGAGSPAEVNLKDRDICNMRIAKMANAPVILVGNIDPGGVLAAIVGTLDLLEPDERDRVRGLVINKFRGDFSLLQPGLEFLEERTGKPILGVLPYVHDLKMIEEDSLGGNGGGSFSDVSGLDKTCDRLADVVSESVDVAELMRIMGM
- the cbiB gene encoding adenosylcobinamide-phosphate synthase CbiB, whose amino-acid sequence is MNLGARVVVAFMIDLLIGDPRRPTHPVVLMGQAIHELELILRPSSPRHGRDDAVNPRREKLMGALLAFVVVAAVYVISKALLDAVYSLSPIAGGALHIWLLSTTLAARGLADAAGAVHAPLADGDIPQARKALSMIVGRDTCDLSTTEIVRAAVETVAENTSDGVAAPLVFGLIGGAPLALAYKAVNTLDSMVGYKDERYIDFGWASAKLDDVANCIPARITGLFLVAAALIAGKDWRRAWRVMRRDGRKHPSPNSGIGEAAVAGALGVRLGGFNSYRGVVSFRSYMGDEAEPLQPEHIVESVKLMYIASAMTMLTGVAIRIAAFGFSVTKC
- a CDS encoding cobalamin-binding protein, whose translation is MSGKKWTRLASALLIVLIAMSVVGGPRISAADPYPLSITDDMGRKVVIDKKPQRFVSLAPSWTEILYSLGLEDQVVGVTTFCDYPAEAAKKAKVGGFSDPNMELIVSLAPDVVFGTTMHMKVAQEFEKRGIRFVCQNASSVEGVMEDIRMAARVAGVQGEADKVIAQIQKTMDQVTKAVAKLPEGKRLKVLYLVWDEPIMSIGPKTLLNDMISRAGGVSITQDASSDYPSYSLEAIVAKNPDVIMAPRVHGGGGLDPVTIKAKPGWQAISAVKKGNVVLVDDNLVSRPGPRVGEGVLEIARALYPDLFR